A single genomic interval of Nitrospirota bacterium harbors:
- the dnaX gene encoding DNA polymerase III subunit gamma/tau yields the protein MTLDYQVSARKYRPGTFGDVIGQPHVVQTLVNAINTRRIAPAFLFSGTRGVGKTTVARILAKALNCEQGPTGMPCNVCPNCVEITQGTSVDVIEIDGASNTSVDDVREIRENVKFTPFRGGYRVYIIDEVHMLSNSAFNALLKTLEEPPPHVVFIFATTEIHKIPPTILSRCQHYNFRRIPRAEIIERLRHVAAQDGITVEERSLTALARASEGSMRDALSLLDQAVAFGGKTINHADLEALLGAVPQEHVRAMIEAVIAQDSPAALRVIHRLLNQGHDLRAYCADLVEYVRNLLVASVVPAPQDLRGLIEASEEDIRRLAADAKMFTPEQVQELFRILTQAEDALRLSTHPRYVLEVAAVRATRLIGSGTRDAAVPAREKAVPAASVKPETAGKPGPFSHSARAAKVPAVRNSASGKPVTTSPSSAAPPAGEPRTATSTAARASADPARDCGQPPVPVLGSASADKLSVGNEPALSAPVTASALPLRLDWEQFQEEVANAHPGIASFLERARFVGIDGDQITIGFAKGEMVARSFIERADNLRTITELCQRLAGQPARLRVVELGDTDQPGPTMAEMRAAKEREQRLVLFERARAHPLVKQALEMFGGDLVEVRETSAPEAHRSSPSREARS from the coding sequence GTGACGTTGGATTATCAGGTTTCCGCCAGAAAGTACCGGCCCGGCACGTTTGGGGACGTGATCGGGCAGCCGCACGTCGTTCAGACGTTGGTCAACGCAATCAACACGAGACGGATCGCGCCGGCCTTCCTGTTTTCCGGCACCCGCGGCGTGGGCAAGACCACGGTCGCGCGGATTCTGGCCAAAGCGCTCAATTGCGAACAGGGGCCGACCGGCATGCCGTGCAACGTCTGTCCGAATTGCGTCGAGATCACACAGGGAACCTCGGTGGACGTGATCGAGATCGACGGCGCGTCGAATACGAGCGTCGACGACGTGCGCGAGATCCGCGAGAACGTCAAGTTCACGCCGTTTCGCGGGGGCTATCGCGTCTATATCATCGACGAAGTCCATATGCTGTCGAATTCCGCGTTCAACGCGCTGCTCAAGACGCTGGAAGAGCCGCCGCCGCACGTGGTGTTCATCTTCGCGACCACCGAGATTCATAAGATCCCGCCGACCATCCTTTCGCGCTGCCAACACTACAACTTTCGGCGCATTCCCCGGGCCGAAATCATCGAGCGGCTGCGTCACGTGGCCGCGCAGGACGGTATTACGGTAGAGGAGCGCAGCCTGACCGCTCTGGCTCGGGCCAGCGAAGGCAGCATGCGGGACGCGCTCAGTCTCCTCGACCAGGCGGTGGCCTTCGGCGGGAAGACGATCAACCATGCCGACTTGGAAGCGCTGCTCGGGGCCGTGCCGCAGGAACACGTCCGCGCGATGATCGAGGCCGTCATTGCGCAAGACAGCCCGGCGGCGCTGCGCGTGATCCACCGCCTGCTTAATCAAGGTCATGACCTGCGCGCCTATTGCGCCGATCTCGTCGAGTACGTGCGGAATCTCCTGGTGGCGTCGGTCGTGCCGGCGCCGCAGGATCTGCGGGGGCTGATCGAGGCGTCCGAGGAAGACATTCGCCGGCTCGCAGCGGATGCCAAGATGTTCACGCCGGAGCAGGTGCAGGAATTGTTTCGGATCTTGACCCAAGCCGAAGATGCCCTGCGGCTGAGCACCCATCCCCGATACGTGCTGGAGGTGGCCGCGGTGCGGGCCACCAGGCTGATCGGCTCCGGCACACGGGACGCGGCTGTCCCCGCGCGCGAGAAGGCTGTACCGGCTGCATCAGTGAAGCCGGAAACAGCCGGCAAACCGGGCCCATTCTCACATTCCGCACGGGCGGCGAAAGTTCCAGCGGTCCGAAACTCGGCGTCAGGCAAGCCCGTGACAACGAGTCCGTCATCGGCGGCGCCGCCCGCCGGAGAGCCGCGCACCGCCACGTCGACCGCTGCGCGTGCGTCGGCAGACCCGGCTCGGGACTGTGGCCAACCGCCGGTCCCCGTCCTGGGTTCCGCTTCGGCCGACAAACTGTCCGTCGGGAACGAACCCGCACTGTCCGCACCCGTGACTGCGTCAGCCCTTCCGCTTCGGCTCGACTGGGAACAATTTCAGGAAGAGGTCGCGAACGCTCATCCCGGCATTGCCTCGTTTCTCGAACGAGCGCGCTTCGTCGGGATCGATGGGGATCAGATCACCATCGGTTTCGCCAAGGGAGAGATGGTGGCCCGGTCGTTTATCGAGAGGGCAGACAATCTGCGGACCATCACCGAGCTTTGCCAGCGGCTGGCGGGCCAGCCGGCCCGGCTTCGCGTGGTTGAGTTAGGGGACACGGATCAGCCGGGACCGACCATGGCCGAGATGCGAGCGGCCAAGGAGCGGGAGCAGCGGCTGGTGCTGTTCGAGCGCGCCCGTGCCCATCCCTTGGTGAAACAAGCCCTCGAGATGTTCGGCGGGGACCTCGTCGAGGTCCGCGAGACTTCGGCTCCGGAAGCGCATCGCTCGTCCCCGTCGCGGGAGGCCCGAT